From the genome of Ananas comosus cultivar F153 linkage group 18, ASM154086v1, whole genome shotgun sequence, one region includes:
- the LOC109724045 gene encoding pentatricopeptide repeat-containing protein At1g09900-like gives MSSSGDADHVLRLFREMKSFRRAPDLACYTTLVTARRPHAALSVFKEMASSGLAPDAVAYTVLVKLYSCYLQDFDSAYEVVRWMARCGCPPDVVTYSTLITGLCWAGRVEEALGVLDLMLEDQCRPNVCTYTPIVHAYCSIGQIEEAKQLVNAMGAVGCPPNTVTYNVIVEALCMVGALDEVGNLINDSVSNGWKPDAITYSIYMDGLCKFGKLDKCVEVFDEMTARGLCPTTVTLNILLDCLCRGSEAWEAKYLLERSRELEWNADVANYNTVMSRLCSGGRVLAVLKLFTDMLKKGIAPNSWTFSIVVNSLCRAGKLRKARCIFDSKGFVANIVTYTTLIRYLHLAGENDEVCLLFYKMVEENISPNHTIYRIMIDCLCTKGRFLVAIGCFFRSLENGYSEDLVVTLTYGLLRGGKLRELLTLLEWILSHGLLINFRIFHALIRMCCKMGFCQSSEIYKVCHILDKMLGVR, from the coding sequence ATGTCCTCCTCCGGCGACGCCGACCACGTCCTCCGCCTCTTCCGCGAGATGAAGAGCTTCCGCCGCGCCCCCGACCTCGCCTGCTACACCACCCTCGTCACCGCCCGCCGCCCCCACGCCGCTCTCTCGGTTTTCAAAGAAATGGCTTCCTCCGGGCTGGCCCCGGACGCCGTCGCTTACACCGTGCTGGTCAAGCTGTATTCTTGCTATTTACAAGATTTCGATTCGGCTTACGAGGTGGTGAGGTGGATGGCGAGGTGCGGGTGCCCGCCCGACGTCGTCACCTACTCGACTCTCATCACTGGCCTCTGCTGGGCCGGGCGCGTCGAGGAGGCTCTGGGTGTTTTGGATCTGATGCTGGAGGACCAGTGCCGCCCCAATGTGTGCACTTACACACCAATTGTCCATGCATACTGTTCGATCGGACAAATCGAAGAGGCTAAGCAGTTGGTGAATGCTATGGGGGCGGTCGGGTGCCCGCCGAATACTGTGACATATAATGTGATCGTCGAAGCCCTTTGCATGGTCGGTGCACTCGACGAGGTCGGAAATCTCATTAACGATAGCGTTTCGAATGGTTGGAAGCCCGATGCAATAACATACAGTATTTACATGGATGGTTTATGTAAGTTTGGGAAGCTAGATAAATGTGTCGAGGTGTTCGATGAAATGACCGCGAGAGGATTGTGTCCCACTACTGTGACATTGAATATCCTTCTCGATTGCCTTTGCCGTGGTTCGGAGGCTTGGGAGGCGAAATACTTGCTGGAGAGGAGCAGGGAGTTGGAGTGGAATGCCGATGTTGCGAACTACAATACTGTGATGAGCCGACTTTGCAGTGGTGGGAGAGTGTTGGCCGTTCTTAAGCTCTTTACTGATATGTTGAAGAAGGGTATCGCTCCAAATAGTTGGACGTTCAGCATTGTGGTCAACAGTCTCTGCAGAGCCGGGAAGCTTCGAAAGGCTAGGTGTATATTTGATAGCAAAGGGTTTGTTGCGAATATTGTGACTTACACGACTTTGATTCGTTATTTACACTTGGCTGGAGAAAATGATGAGGTTTGCCTCCTGTTTTACAAAATGGTTGAGGAGAATATCAGCCCAAATCATACCATCTATCGCATAATGATCGATTGTCTCTGTACCAAAGGAAGGTTCTTGGTGGCTATTGGTTGTTTTTTTAGGTCTCTTGAGAATGGGTACTCGGAGGATCTGGTGGTAACTTTAACTTATGGGTTGCTCAGGGGTGGAAAATTGAGAGAATTACTAACTTTATTGGAATGGATTTTGAGTCATGGTTTGCTGATAAATTTTCGCATATTCCATGCTTTAATCAGAATGTGTTGTAAGATGGGTTTTTGTCAAAGCTCAGAGATATACAAAGTTTGCCATATTttggacaaaatgcttggaGTGAGATAG
- the LOC109724046 gene encoding formin-like protein 5, with amino-acid sequence MLASNTSFQLPSLLSTSVLEDEEGALSEEERNFEAVTPERDVQDDDHDISATQTSAEKHRHILEDVDGELEMEDVAPPCEDEGNPPSQVAKGDGSCASIHQPGCQDPQDFPPPLPEDTPPSPPPLPSSPPPSVPPCPAPVSSVPQLQSGYHTPADPAESHLSSGTHNPQNQQSQCNACRPHKPSELNPNVISSEPMQFYNSGFGGHHPAQLPPPPPPPLPPPVVPVGPPGSYGNFSVPHPPVHPGNNFQPLPPPPPAVSNQFSFVQPERQQRIQSWGSSCSYSERYHQHNLHDRGDFYGDRNVNGPMQHEIVERAKYTAPIQPPAPSMPDQFGEPPASLSHYGPPLDPATIPCPRWSHHPRISSYPLPPPPPRPAADTSGASGYWRPR; translated from the exons ATGCTGGCCAGCAATACAAGTTTCCAGCTTCCAAGCTTACTTAGCACAAGCGTGCTTGAAGATGAAGAAGGGGCTCTGTCTGAGGAGGAAAGGAATTTTGAGGCCGTTACTCCAGAGCGTGATGTTCAAGATGATGATCACGATATAAGTGCTACTCAGACATCCGCTGAGAAGCATCGGCATATACTGGAAGATGTTGATGGTGAGCTTGAGATGGAGGATGTAGCCCCACCATGCGAGGACGAAGGAAATCCCCCATCACAAGTTGCAAAAGGCGATGGTTCATGTGCTTCTATTCATCAACCTGGTTGCCAAGATCCGCAAGACTTTCCGCCCCCCCTCCCTGAGGATACACCGCCGTCTCCTCCCCCGTTACCATCGTCTCCTCCACCTTCGGTCCCCCCTTGTCCTGCTCCCGTATCATCTGTGCCCCAACTCCAATCAGGATATCACACTCCTGCCGATCCAGCTGAGTCGCATCTATCAAGTGGTACTCAT AAccctcaaaatcaacaatctCAATGTAATGCCTGTCGACCTCATAAACCAAGTGAGTTGAATCCAAATGTGATATCCTCAGAGCCCATGCAATTTTACAATTCTGGTTTTGGAGGACATCATCCAGCGCAgttgccgccaccgccgccgccgccgctgccgccacctGTCGTGCCTGTCGGTCCTCCTGGATCGTACGGCAACTTCTCTGTTCCTCATCCGCCTGTGCATCCTGGGAATAACTTTCAACCATTGCCACCGCCTCCTCCAGCAGTTTCAAATCAGTTCTCCTTTGTTCAGCCTGAACGGCAACAAAGAATTCAGTCGTGGGGTAGTAGCTGTTCGTACTCTGAGAGGTATCATCAGCATAATTTGCATGATAGAGGAGACTTCTATGGTGATAGAAATGTCAACGGACCAATGCAGCATGAGATTGTTGAAAGGGCCAAATATACTGCTCCCATTCAACCACCAG CTCCCTCTATGCCGGACCAGTTTGGAGAACCGCCTGCCTCTTTGTCACACTATGGGCCACCGCTGGATCCTGCCACAATTCCATGCCCTAGGTGGTCTCATCATCCCAGGATATCCAGTTACCCTTTACCTCCGCCGCCACCTCGACCTGCAGCGGATACTTCAGGAG CTTCTGGATACTGGAGACCAAGATAA